Proteins encoded within one genomic window of Mauremys mutica isolate MM-2020 ecotype Southern chromosome 11, ASM2049712v1, whole genome shotgun sequence:
- the CALML4 gene encoding calmodulin-like protein 4 isoform X2: protein MAKFLSQDQINEFKECFSLYDKKQQGKINASDLITVMRCLGTSPTPGEVDRHLQGHKIDRKAELDFSTFLTIMYRQMQQEDPEKEILAALAMTDKQKKGFITASELRAKLTRLGEKLSDDEGFSRCKAWPHLPCQLEWSVHVKHWM, encoded by the exons ATG GCAAAATTTCTGTCCCAGGATCAAATTAATG aaTTCAAGGAATGCTTTTCTCTATACGATAAGAAACAACAAGGCAAGATAAATGCCAGCGACCTGATCACAGTGATGCGGTGCTTGGGAACCAGCCCAACTCCGGGAGAGGTAGACAGACATCTTCAAGGGCATAAAATTG ACAGAAAGGCAGAACTGGATTTTTCCACTTTCCTGACCATAATGTACAGGCAAATGCAGCAGGAAGACCCTGAGAAGGAAATCCTGGCGGCCCTGGCAATGACGGACAAACAGAAGAAGGGTTTCATCACCGCTTCCGAGCTGAGAGCCAAACTCACCAGGCTGGGAGAAAAGCTCTCGGATGATGAAG GTTTTTCCCGTTGCAAGGCCTGGCCACACCTTCCTTGTCAGTTGGAATGGAGCGTTCATGTCAAACACTGGATGTAG
- the CALML4 gene encoding calmodulin-like protein 4 isoform X1: MAKFLSQDQINEFKECFSLYDKKQQGKINASDLITVMRCLGTSPTPGEVDRHLQGHKIDRKAELDFSTFLTIMYRQMQQEDPEKEILAALAMTDKQKKGFITASELRAKLTRLGEKLSDDEVDDLLREAKIAPNGMVKYEEFIHTITLPVADY, encoded by the exons ATG GCAAAATTTCTGTCCCAGGATCAAATTAATG aaTTCAAGGAATGCTTTTCTCTATACGATAAGAAACAACAAGGCAAGATAAATGCCAGCGACCTGATCACAGTGATGCGGTGCTTGGGAACCAGCCCAACTCCGGGAGAGGTAGACAGACATCTTCAAGGGCATAAAATTG ACAGAAAGGCAGAACTGGATTTTTCCACTTTCCTGACCATAATGTACAGGCAAATGCAGCAGGAAGACCCTGAGAAGGAAATCCTGGCGGCCCTGGCAATGACGGACAAACAGAAGAAGGGTTTCATCACCGCTTCCGAGCTGAGAGCCAAACTCACCAGGCTGGGAGAAAAGCTCTCGGATGATGAAG TGGATGACCTTCTAAGAGAAGCTAAAATTGCACCAAATGGGATGGTGAAATATGAAGAATTCATCCACACCATCACCCTTCCTGTTGCAGACTACTGA